DNA from Deltaproteobacteria bacterium:
TCTAACACGGGTTTTCCTTAAAAAATTTCTTCAGACTTTCTTCGGCGCCGCCGGCGGGGCCGGTGCCAGGAACGGGTCCGCCTCCGGCGGAGGGCTTCCGCCCCGTCAGGGGGGCCGATCTTTCGCAAAAATCGAGATATGCCTCCTTCGTTATGAGCGTTTGATCCAGAACTTCCACCTCGGCCGGACGGCCGGGCCAATGGAAGAGGACACTCTCCCCTTCATGCAGTTTGACCACCCCCTCCCGTTCGGCCTCCACCATTCCCTTCAATCCGGCCAGTTTGAACGCGAGCACCACCTTGGAGGCCTCGGCCAGATTCAACGAACGGAGCAGGCCCCCCCCCTCCTCCTCCTCCAGGATCCGCACAAACAGGGGGCGGACAAAGTGCCCGATCATCCGCCTTAAAGCCTCAAAAGCCTCCTCGGTGCGGTCGAATAAGGCCAACCCCCAGCTTTGCGCCTCCGGGAGGGGAAAAACCTTGAGCGAAACGGAGCTGAAATGGCCGAGGAGCCCCCCCGCCCCGATGAGAACCCGCCGCAGATCCGGACCGGTTGCGGCACGCGGGTAATCCTTGATGGTGAAGGCGGTCCCGAGCGGCGTTGTCACGGTTCCTCCCGCGCAAATATCCTCGATGCCGCCGTATTTGAGAGAAAAAAGATTCGCCGTCCGTTCCGCCAGGCAGGCGGAAAGACTGGATTGATAACCGCTCACCGGGCGATACCCCCCCGTGAAACCTTCGCTGTTTAACTGCCGTTCGTA
Protein-coding regions in this window:
- a CDS encoding FAD-binding protein translates to MLHLHKISQIAAVDPAMRVIDYERQLNSEGFTGGYRPVSGYQSSLSACLAERTANLFSLKYGGIEDICAGGTVTTPLGTAFTIKDYPRAATGPDLRRVLIGAGGLLGHFSSVSLKVFPLPEAQSWGLALFDRTEEAFEALRRMIGHFVRPLFVRILEEEEGGGLLRSLNLAEASKVVLAFKLAGLKGMVEAEREGVVKLHEGESVLFHWPGRPAEVEVLDQTLITKEAYLDFCERSAPLTGRKPSAGGGPVPGTGPAGGAEESLKKFFKENPC